One part of the Nitrososphaerota archaeon genome encodes these proteins:
- a CDS encoding Snf7 family protein — MVELVILPFLSTKVLPFRNRCKTTSSFSKNWVKPNQATLGEKVRGAVRSAGPLKPRLEQAMRQIQVQISKLDSASAKLKDRDQAIFAKVVASIQKHDVAHASVFANELAELRKMNKMVTSAKLALEQISMRLNTVQELGDIVVTLTPAMSVIRSVKAGLTSVLPEAENEIGEIGGLLGSILVDAGQLGGSTLNFEAANEEAEKIMAEASAVAEQRMKEKFPDLPATSDSSFTSTASFS; from the coding sequence TTGGTTGAACTTGTTATACTTCCCTTCTTATCGACAAAAGTCCTCCCCTTTAGAAACAGGTGTAAAACTACGTCTAGCTTCAGTAAAAATTGGGTTAAGCCGAATCAAGCAACACTAGGTGAAAAAGTTCGCGGCGCGGTCAGGTCAGCTGGACCTCTGAAGCCTCGTCTCGAACAAGCAATGCGACAAATCCAAGTACAAATCTCGAAACTCGACTCCGCATCTGCGAAGCTAAAGGATAGAGATCAGGCTATCTTCGCTAAGGTTGTAGCATCCATCCAAAAACACGATGTAGCGCACGCATCTGTCTTTGCGAACGAACTCGCTGAGCTCAGAAAGATGAACAAGATGGTAACCTCTGCGAAACTAGCGCTTGAACAGATCAGCATGAGACTCAACACCGTTCAGGAACTAGGAGACATTGTGGTCACCCTAACACCTGCAATGTCCGTCATTAGGAGCGTAAAGGCCGGGCTCACAAGCGTCTTACCCGAAGCTGAGAACGAGATAGGAGAGATCGGTGGACTGCTAGGCAGCATCCTCGTAGATGCTGGGCAGCTCGGTGGATCTACCCTGAACTTCGAGGCCGCTAACGAAGAGGCTGAGAAGATCATGGCCGAGGCATCAGCTGTTGCCGAGCAGAGAATGAAGGAGAAGTTCCCAGATCTTCCCGCTACCTCTGACTCATCTTTCACAAGTACCGCAAGCTTCAGCTAA
- a CDS encoding ATP-binding protein, with product MVSSLRVHPSFFKEFASKTWTSPYGVVAELIENSFDEDATKVVITLLRDGSVVVEDDVGMSAGDFESFLLVGSPHKAEERLSPKFGRPRSGRYGTGRLGFLTAFGKMVVRTRKQDHVKAVLVDEKVFEQLAGGEAELKSLDYPPLGRDGTEIKLMEPSIQVDPLKMRREIRRLAILRYPFFEVFLKEAAEFHAWSFEGAERMEPPQTEGLVIPVNLPDITGEVVVAKRPLPEEERGLAVIVGSHMVERRSFGFDVERITGWLRCDNLTTRFADKASIIENNAYEQFQSKVKTLMRDEVLPKAKGLIEAVITTEETRVYRKVDSLLANAVHIVLHPSDEVLEPWEAAGGTPVYSTSSYTEQTQTDRGAVGGEEQESVTAQPQPQPQEQTAGNTGTAVNEPPSAENVNQRIEPSMPSPTSISDETPTQLESNTQINTQISQIDGQPTEPITIQSRSLGKVRVRRTFTLKKVGFRVVPYEDEADEREAFAEGAVIYVNKAHKAYQAEALRGSNILLRHVVRLVSKVIALEKYPEGREALDLQNRLIAEAVRLTKQSD from the coding sequence ATGGTCTCATCATTACGTGTTCATCCATCGTTCTTCAAGGAATTCGCGTCCAAAACCTGGACCTCACCGTATGGAGTAGTAGCCGAGCTCATTGAGAACAGCTTTGATGAGGACGCGACAAAAGTAGTGATTACTCTGCTGAGAGACGGCTCTGTCGTGGTTGAAGATGATGTGGGGATGAGCGCCGGGGACTTCGAGAGTTTCCTCCTAGTAGGCTCACCGCACAAGGCTGAGGAGCGTCTTTCCCCGAAGTTCGGTCGACCTAGAAGCGGCAGGTACGGAACAGGTCGTCTCGGCTTCCTAACAGCCTTTGGAAAGATGGTTGTGAGGACTAGAAAGCAGGATCATGTCAAGGCTGTCTTGGTTGACGAAAAGGTGTTTGAACAGCTCGCTGGCGGTGAAGCGGAGCTCAAGAGCCTCGACTATCCGCCTCTGGGTAGAGATGGAACAGAGATCAAGTTAATGGAGCCGAGTATACAGGTCGATCCTTTGAAGATGCGCCGTGAGATACGACGACTTGCGATACTGAGATATCCATTCTTTGAGGTCTTTCTGAAGGAGGCAGCTGAGTTCCATGCTTGGAGCTTTGAAGGCGCTGAGCGTATGGAGCCCCCTCAAACCGAGGGGCTTGTCATCCCTGTGAATCTTCCAGATATCACCGGTGAGGTAGTTGTAGCTAAAAGACCCCTACCGGAGGAAGAGCGTGGACTGGCAGTTATCGTAGGCAGCCACATGGTGGAACGGAGGAGCTTCGGCTTCGACGTGGAGCGCATCACCGGCTGGCTCAGGTGCGACAACCTCACGACCCGCTTCGCTGACAAAGCGTCTATAATCGAGAATAATGCTTACGAACAGTTCCAGTCAAAGGTAAAAACCCTGATGCGAGACGAGGTTCTGCCGAAGGCAAAAGGACTCATCGAAGCCGTAATAACCACCGAGGAGACACGAGTCTACCGGAAGGTTGACTCTCTCCTAGCCAACGCAGTCCACATCGTGCTACACCCCAGCGACGAAGTTCTGGAACCTTGGGAGGCAGCTGGCGGAACCCCGGTGTACAGCACATCATCATACACTGAGCAAACGCAAACAGATAGAGGAGCAGTAGGCGGAGAAGAACAGGAATCCGTCACAGCTCAGCCACAGCCGCAACCACAGGAGCAAACCGCAGGTAACACTGGAACTGCTGTTAACGAGCCTCCTTCTGCTGAGAACGTAAACCAGAGAATTGAGCCAAGTATGCCTTCTCCAACCTCAATCAGCGACGAGACACCGACACAACTTGAATCTAATACTCAGATCAATACACAAATCTCCCAAATAGATGGTCAACCCACGGAACCCATCACTATCCAGAGCCGAAGTCTTGGAAAAGTTAGAGTTAGGCGAACCTTCACGTTGAAGAAGGTCGGTTTCAGAGTCGTGCCTTATGAGGATGAAGCTGATGAACGAGAAGCCTTTGCAGAAGGCGCCGTCATCTACGTCAACAAAGCCCACAAGGCATATCAGGCTGAAGCCCTGAGAGGCTCCAACATACTTCTTCGCCACGTAGTGAGGCTTGTCTCCAAAGTAATCGCCCTTGAGAAGTACCCCGAGGGTCGAGAGGCTCTTGATCTACAGAACCGGTTGATAGCCGAGGCTGTAAGATTAACCAAACAAAGCGACTAA
- a CDS encoding collagen-like protein, with protein MSSRVTTSIAVSIIAIIIAAAAIGLALTRAGPQGSVGPPGQAGPSGPAGPAGQQGPQGPKGEQGQQGPPGPQGPPGLQGPPGQAAGGGVGNLTTAAVTQIANQTVMKALSKQLAFPITATIEPRRGCPACHTLINSTSGQYTLAYEAIQAAKAMNKTHPAFKPTDNPNVTECFPCHAPAPSNGTRAGRGTVAPLTLRDIVHPAHMGSQVFKVHYGGNCFTCHDVDGEGNFLILSQKVDTNNKGVPNPDKIPIPGAIPAP; from the coding sequence ATGAGCAGCCGAGTAACGACCTCGATTGCAGTTTCGATCATAGCAATAATAATCGCAGCAGCAGCGATCGGACTCGCCCTTACTAGAGCGGGACCTCAAGGTTCAGTAGGCCCGCCGGGACAAGCTGGGCCATCCGGACCAGCTGGACCTGCAGGACAACAGGGCCCGCAAGGACCAAAGGGCGAGCAAGGACAACAAGGGCCACCTGGGCCACAAGGACCTCCGGGACTACAGGGCCCGCCGGGACAAGCAGCTGGCGGAGGAGTTGGTAATCTCACCACGGCGGCGGTAACCCAGATAGCTAACCAGACCGTTATGAAGGCGCTATCTAAGCAGCTTGCGTTTCCGATTACTGCCACGATTGAGCCTAGAAGGGGCTGTCCAGCGTGTCACACCTTGATTAACTCTACGAGTGGACAGTACACACTGGCTTACGAGGCGATCCAAGCAGCTAAAGCTATGAATAAGACGCATCCAGCCTTCAAACCTACTGACAACCCGAATGTTACAGAGTGCTTCCCCTGCCATGCTCCTGCCCCGTCCAACGGTACGCGTGCAGGTAGAGGAACAGTGGCTCCCCTGACGCTTAGAGACATTGTGCATCCAGCCCACATGGGCAGCCAAGTCTTCAAGGTGCATTATGGGGGGAACTGCTTCACCTGTCACGACGTTGACGGTGAAGGCAACTTCCTGATACTCAGCCAGAAGGTAGACACCAACAACAAAGGAGTACCCAACCCGGACAAGATACCCATACCCGGAGCAATACCAGCACCATAA
- the ileS gene encoding isoleucine--tRNA ligase: MTKSETEESLNPEFQPKDVEAATRKHWEEIDVKKMVVAKNAGKPPIGYVEGPPTMNGEPHIGHIRGRIMKDIWYRFSVLKGLNVVFRAGWDTQGLPVELQAEKELGLTGSKAENLEIVGEEKIVEACKGLIGKYNASWRESDRLLGMSMDYEKAYWTYRDEYIEREWKYLEQAWKKGLMGEGFRVVPYCPSCQCSLSHAEVGQGYETVSDPSLYYKVKVSGEENRYLVLWTTMPFTVVTDEMVGVKPGEEYVEAQVGSEKWVVAATRLEGLMKELGIDDYRVVNRFQSEELAGLRYDYPLSKQVPAQAELHRNEKVHTVVAEEFVDVTTGSGLVHLSPANGEEDFEIAKRRHVPVFNPINDQVQFTAEAGVFQGLFVRDSDERVAEHLESVGSLIKLGKIRHEYPTCWRSHHKLVWTARREYFYWVEKLGDLAVEAAKQVEYFFEPPKNRFIEIIKEKVPWCISRERVWGAPLPVWVCPKCGEKTGFFSRNDIVKNAVDLPDGPNFELHRPWIDRVKTRCPKCGGAAVREPFVLDTWHNSGAAPYASFTDKEHRELVPVAFLTEGIDQTRGWAYTLLIENVILTGRAEAPYRAFLFQGLLLDEKGNKMSKSLGNMIEGIAVMNANPVDIIRYYMTWKASPIDNLDFSLTEMNSRPYQVLSTLHHLHIYFQQNSKYDNFDLDQHTVQWAVEQALLGPQEKWLLSRLQRTIDVVTRANETCRFNESAHAIEKLLIDDLSQTYIPITRREIWDDRPETRSRRLAIYAILAYTLKSIDILLHPVSPYVTDHLFRQVFAREENPSSILLESWPAVNNDLLDTKLEEDMEHLLKAVSAVNSARMKAKVKRRWPLSEAVIIFDEAYRLKPYVDLIKEQANIKNASLATELNGTPVSLKIKPRYDLLGARMKDKTPAVAKQLTQIDALKAYSTLKEKGEIYVTVDGKKISISRDELVVEYVSTSDAYVVSEREGIVAALKIERDPELISEGNTRDLARRLQALRKERGYNPTEILNAAYIAGLDTEWRESIQPRLKELAYLVRVKQVNLLDEEATGIKWVDADIDGKTIKVSVE, translated from the coding sequence ATGACTAAGAGTGAAACTGAAGAATCGTTGAACCCGGAATTTCAGCCGAAGGATGTTGAAGCAGCTACACGGAAGCACTGGGAGGAAATCGATGTTAAGAAGATGGTGGTAGCTAAAAATGCAGGTAAGCCGCCGATAGGTTACGTGGAAGGACCTCCGACGATGAACGGAGAGCCTCATATCGGGCACATTCGTGGACGCATCATGAAAGACATCTGGTACCGCTTCAGCGTGTTGAAAGGTTTGAACGTGGTGTTCCGCGCAGGCTGGGACACTCAGGGGCTGCCTGTTGAGCTCCAAGCGGAGAAAGAGCTTGGGTTGACTGGAAGCAAGGCGGAGAATCTTGAGATCGTCGGTGAGGAGAAGATAGTCGAGGCCTGCAAGGGGCTCATTGGGAAATACAACGCATCGTGGAGAGAATCTGATAGGCTTCTCGGCATGTCAATGGATTACGAGAAGGCATATTGGACATACAGAGACGAGTATATTGAGCGTGAATGGAAGTATCTTGAGCAAGCTTGGAAGAAGGGCCTGATGGGTGAAGGTTTCCGAGTGGTGCCGTACTGCCCGAGCTGCCAGTGCTCGCTCAGCCATGCAGAGGTTGGGCAGGGATACGAAACTGTATCCGACCCCTCACTCTACTACAAAGTCAAGGTGTCAGGTGAAGAGAACAGGTATCTTGTTCTTTGGACTACGATGCCGTTCACCGTCGTAACCGATGAGATGGTGGGTGTCAAACCTGGTGAAGAGTACGTCGAGGCGCAGGTCGGCTCTGAGAAATGGGTGGTAGCGGCCACTAGACTTGAAGGTTTGATGAAGGAGCTCGGAATCGATGATTACCGGGTTGTCAACCGGTTTCAAAGCGAAGAACTGGCGGGTTTAAGATACGATTACCCTCTTTCGAAGCAGGTTCCAGCTCAAGCAGAGCTGCATCGAAACGAAAAGGTGCATACTGTTGTCGCAGAGGAGTTTGTTGACGTTACAACCGGTTCCGGACTGGTTCACCTCTCTCCCGCGAACGGTGAAGAGGACTTTGAAATTGCTAAGCGGCGACATGTACCTGTTTTCAACCCGATTAACGATCAGGTGCAGTTCACAGCTGAGGCAGGTGTATTTCAGGGGCTGTTCGTCCGCGACTCTGATGAGAGAGTTGCTGAGCATCTCGAATCTGTGGGAAGCCTCATCAAGCTAGGCAAAATCAGGCATGAATATCCTACTTGCTGGCGGTCGCATCACAAGCTGGTCTGGACGGCTCGCCGCGAATACTTCTACTGGGTAGAGAAGCTCGGAGATCTCGCCGTTGAAGCAGCTAAGCAGGTAGAATACTTCTTTGAACCACCTAAGAACCGATTTATCGAGATCATCAAGGAAAAGGTTCCGTGGTGTATCTCACGGGAGCGAGTATGGGGCGCGCCGCTACCTGTATGGGTCTGCCCTAAATGCGGAGAGAAAACAGGTTTCTTCAGCCGAAACGACATCGTGAAAAACGCAGTGGATCTGCCGGATGGCCCCAACTTCGAGCTGCATCGACCCTGGATTGACCGAGTGAAGACGAGATGCCCGAAGTGTGGTGGAGCAGCTGTAAGAGAACCGTTTGTACTCGACACATGGCATAACAGCGGAGCCGCACCTTACGCTTCGTTCACGGATAAAGAGCATCGAGAGCTTGTGCCTGTAGCGTTTCTAACCGAAGGAATAGACCAGACAAGAGGCTGGGCCTACACACTGCTGATAGAAAACGTGATACTCACTGGAAGAGCAGAAGCGCCTTACCGCGCATTCCTGTTCCAAGGTCTTCTCCTAGACGAGAAGGGGAACAAGATGAGCAAAAGCCTTGGGAACATGATTGAAGGAATAGCGGTTATGAATGCAAACCCGGTTGACATCATCCGCTACTACATGACTTGGAAGGCAAGCCCGATTGACAACCTAGACTTCAGCTTAACAGAGATGAACAGCCGACCTTACCAAGTGCTGAGCACCTTGCATCACCTCCACATATACTTCCAGCAGAACAGCAAATACGATAACTTCGACCTCGATCAACACACAGTTCAATGGGCTGTTGAGCAGGCTCTCCTCGGCCCCCAAGAGAAGTGGCTCCTATCCCGCCTCCAAAGAACCATAGACGTAGTTACAAGAGCAAATGAGACCTGCCGCTTCAACGAATCTGCACACGCCATCGAGAAGCTCCTCATAGACGATCTAAGCCAAACCTACATTCCGATCACAAGACGGGAAATATGGGATGATCGACCTGAAACCCGGAGCCGTAGACTAGCCATCTACGCTATACTCGCCTACACCTTGAAGAGTATAGATATACTTCTTCACCCCGTGTCACCCTACGTCACCGACCACCTATTCAGACAGGTCTTCGCGCGAGAAGAAAACCCGTCATCAATTCTCCTTGAATCTTGGCCAGCAGTCAACAACGATCTACTCGACACCAAGCTCGAAGAGGATATGGAGCACCTGTTGAAGGCGGTCTCAGCGGTAAACTCAGCCCGCATGAAGGCTAAAGTAAAACGGCGATGGCCGCTCAGCGAAGCAGTCATCATCTTTGACGAAGCCTACAGGTTGAAACCATATGTGGATTTAATCAAGGAGCAGGCTAACATCAAGAACGCCTCTTTAGCCACAGAGCTGAATGGAACTCCTGTCAGCCTAAAAATTAAGCCGCGTTACGATCTCCTCGGAGCCCGAATGAAGGATAAGACGCCGGCCGTAGCTAAGCAGCTCACCCAAATCGACGCCCTGAAAGCCTATAGTACGTTGAAGGAAAAAGGCGAGATATACGTCACAGTTGACGGTAAGAAGATATCGATCTCCCGAGACGAACTTGTAGTCGAATACGTCTCAACCAGCGATGCCTACGTAGTCTCTGAGAGAGAAGGCATAGTAGCAGCCCTAAAGATTGAGCGTGACCCAGAACTCATATCCGAAGGAAACACACGGGATCTGGCGAGAAGACTTCAAGCGCTGAGGAAAGAAAGAGGCTATAACCCGACCGAAATTCTAAACGCAGCCTACATCGCAGGCCTCGACACCGAGTGGCGTGAAAGCATCCAGCCTCGCCTAAAGGAGCTAGCATACCTAGTTAGAGTGAAGCAGGTCAATCTATTGGATGAAGAAGCCACAGGTATCAAGTGGGTTGACGCTGATATCGACGGAAAAACAATCAAGGTCTCAGTCGAGTAA
- a CDS encoding metallophosphatase family protein — protein MISDVHSNLEALEAVSRDMPRLPIYCIGDIVGYGASPVEVVQRIKMQDASAVMGNHDYATCTGDTKWFNPEAATAVEWTRQHIGSAEMKYLQSLPLRRVVEVDGVRLLLVHGSPTDPIFEYVTPSTHEHLFNAYLTHYEAHVIAMGHTHVPFIWQGRNGYLVNPGSVGQPRTGNPEASYLIMWVEDQQVNFEHRTVPYDIKTAAEKIQQAGLPVFLAERLSRGI, from the coding sequence TTGATATCTGATGTTCACTCGAACTTGGAGGCGTTAGAGGCTGTTTCGAGAGATATGCCGCGGCTTCCGATTTACTGTATCGGTGACATTGTCGGTTACGGTGCTTCTCCCGTGGAGGTTGTTCAGCGGATTAAGATGCAGGATGCCTCCGCGGTTATGGGGAATCATGACTATGCTACCTGCACCGGTGACACCAAGTGGTTCAACCCCGAGGCGGCGACTGCTGTCGAGTGGACTAGGCAACATATTGGCTCTGCAGAAATGAAGTATTTGCAAAGCTTGCCGTTGAGAAGAGTAGTCGAAGTTGACGGGGTAAGACTGCTCTTAGTGCACGGTAGCCCAACTGACCCGATCTTTGAATATGTTACCCCCTCAACTCACGAGCATCTCTTCAACGCATATCTCACCCATTATGAAGCACATGTCATCGCAATGGGCCATACACATGTCCCATTCATCTGGCAGGGTAGAAACGGATACCTTGTGAATCCCGGCTCAGTAGGCCAGCCTAGAACAGGAAATCCTGAGGCCAGCTACCTGATAATGTGGGTCGAAGACCAACAGGTCAACTTTGAGCATCGAACCGTTCCTTACGACATTAAGACAGCAGCTGAAAAAATCCAGCAAGCAGGATTACCGGTCTTTCTTGCTGAGCGACTGTCAAGAGGCATTTAA
- a CDS encoding adenylate kinase family protein — MKSERLPIIGITGTPGTGKKSTGRIVAQLLGYRFLELNRVAFETGSILDSREEDFEVDPKQLRRNILKRIEGGGIVLSGHLLPYILKRGEADFVAVLRCSPEELEKRYVGRGYSEAKVKENIASEILDICLGDALKQFGTNRVAEFDTTGQHAEDVARDVVAVFKGLKPRSLGQVRWLSDQSAAHLIDRYLR, encoded by the coding sequence ATGAAGTCTGAGCGTCTTCCAATAATTGGGATCACTGGGACTCCTGGTACCGGAAAGAAGTCAACAGGAAGGATTGTGGCTCAGCTCTTGGGCTACCGGTTTCTTGAGCTGAACAGGGTCGCCTTTGAAACAGGTTCAATTCTGGATAGTCGCGAAGAGGATTTTGAGGTTGATCCGAAGCAGCTTAGGCGAAACATTCTGAAGAGAATAGAAGGTGGAGGTATCGTGCTGTCAGGTCATCTTTTGCCATACATCCTGAAGCGCGGTGAGGCCGACTTCGTAGCTGTGCTGCGCTGTTCCCCTGAGGAGCTTGAGAAAAGATATGTTGGGCGAGGCTATTCGGAGGCGAAGGTTAAGGAAAACATTGCGTCTGAGATTCTGGATATCTGTCTAGGGGATGCGTTGAAGCAGTTCGGCACTAACAGGGTTGCTGAGTTTGATACAACCGGGCAGCATGCGGAGGATGTTGCTAGGGATGTTGTAGCAGTTTTCAAAGGATTGAAGCCGCGGTCTCTCGGGCAGGTGAGGTGGCTTTCAGACCAATCAGCGGCTCATCTCATCGATCGATATCTCAGGTAG